In Hippoglossus hippoglossus isolate fHipHip1 chromosome 19, fHipHip1.pri, whole genome shotgun sequence, the DNA window TTCGAGTGGTCTGGCGCTGGCTGACAGAGGTGGTCTGACGTAGATGTCGGGTGGCAGTGCTGACAAACGGAACCTCGACTTTTGTACCACTCGTTGGACGTTTGGTTGACAAGAGCCAAGTAGGAATGGAACAGGGCATAACCCGCCAGCAGGAAGAAGACAAAGACCAGAAAGCCCAGCATGAAAACGATTCGGGGAAAGGTCAGGAACAGATGCtggagggacagagggaaaaaGAACAAGAGCATTGTTTCACTCAGAGACTATAATGGTCATAAGTAGAACAAATTAGTCCACCAAGGTCAAACAGTCCTGCCTCGAAAGTGACAAAGGGGCTGTAGCTGCGGTAAAAAGGTTGAATTAAATAAGAATAACATTTTGAGAGTAGGCCTAACAtttatgattacatttttaatgttttttcatgtaAATTTAAGTCTATCTGATGTAGTAGTAGTGAGTTGATTATGTCATGTtattaaaatgttctaaaacaggtataacatgtttttggccGTTCAAAAAACCATTAATGTTGCACTTCTGCAGTGCATTTATtgtgattatattatattaaattatatcatattatcATTGCATAGACTTTCTTCCTGCACCCCCAACTCTGACTCACTTCCAGCGTCCctggaaagaaataaaaaagaaatcctgggtctggatctgcaccataaTGTAACAGCTTGTTCCCTCCCCCcatttgcaccaaattgtaaAAACTCAGATTTCAACACCATAATtgttaaaaaagattttttaacATCAAAGATCTTCCCATTATTCTTTAAGAAATTGACCAAAATatcaatgttaaggaaagtgattTCTTCCCTGGCCAACGCCACAGCCCTCCTCAACACTGCTGACAATTCAAACAAACGAACATACACAAAACAGACATGGgtgtaaacataacctccttggctgaagTACAAAACATGGCTGCAGCATATATATAGAACACTCAGTATTTCAGCAGTACTTAGTCTCACCTGCACGACAAACAGAGGCCCGGCCGTCTGCTGCTCACCAAATTCATCGATGTAACTGGCCCTCAGAAGTCCTGAGCGCAAAACGGCGTGGAGCAGCATGTCTGCCGTCAGTAAGGCGATGTCGCCTGCCATGGCACAAACGCTGAAGAGGTAGAGCAGGAAGTAACGTGTGTTCTGAGCCCCGATGCAGTTGTTCACCCAGACACAGTGGTGGTCGAAACGCTGGACACACCTGTCGCAGACCCCTGAAATACAGACGGGTGTTTACAGGCAGCAAAAAGCAAgccttctttttccttttgacCTTCACATCCAAGTTAATTTCCGAAATGAACACAATGGACAATACCAGCATGACATGTTGTGTCAACATTGAGGTCAAATGTTTGGTAAAGGCAGGGAAAGCAACCACATTGGGagtatttattaaaacatcTGAACCCTGAGGGAAAAGGAGAGCAGGTACAACAGGTATCAGATTACTCACTGCAGTGTTTGGAGCGAGCCGGTTTGATGAGCTGGCAGGTCGGACAGGACACCCCCGGGTGAAATAATCTCCTGTCATATGGATAGACGTGCTGCTGACCAGCGACTTTCTTCTCTGTAACTGTGCCTGTTGaatagaagaagaaggtgaGTCAAGAGAAGGTTAAGTAAAAAATAGTGCAGCCTAATAAATCCTGTCCAGAACTGACTTTTCagtgatcgtctggttttccTTGTAAAGTGTTACCAGAGATCTGTTTCAGTGAAGGGAGCAGGTGAACATGAATTCAAGCACACAAACcggtatttttttaataataaagatgaaaaaaaaatagtgCATTTTCGCTGAATTGGTTAAAAGAACTGAATTTAGGAGTGAAAATTAATACAGCAGCTGCATTTGTGTTTCCCAAAACATGGACCGACATGAGGATTGttagggaaatgtaacattttgatcaaaatgtaatcatgttaatttcccctttgattgatcgtgattgaatctcatacaatgtaaccttgatcatgctgtatcctgtacaactgaatgaatcttggcctgattgctttaactaaggcattgttgccttgatgtcatcagaagatcctgacctttgactttgtaaCAACCCCAACCAGAGTGTCAGGGATGAGCCAAATGtacaaagacaaagagcagcttcccatcggtgtgcatattacaaactaacctttgtcttgctctgagcattaaagtgtgacaatactgtaagagaattgtgtctcgttcctcgttgtcAGAGTGGGATTGCAGAAATTGGGTCGCTGCAGTTCtgctcatagactgtatataaagttggacgacatgacattttaggtagttcttatcacactgatgtatttttaagtgttaatttttccagtaacTTTGGTTTCAATGAGTTGtgtgatgctataaaaacagggtgaaacatactgattgacagctgagactgactcatgattggtcgagcgtgtgtatcggTGTGACCTTGATACAGCAGCTCCATCCCCAATCGCTGCTGCCcagaatctggctccaaatgacgtcatgGGGACATCAGAGCATTCGTATCCAGGTTATTTTGGTTTCCTTTTATGGATCGTGAGAGGAAGTCGAGATTCgtcgtccatatttatttacagtgtatgaTTTTACTACTACTTAATAAAAGGCGATCTACGTCACCGGTGCTTTGAATCCCTTGACTCCCTAacaaaatggttttatttttggggAGTATTTGGGATTTGGGTGATATGTCATGACGAATCTCCTAAATATTACGCATAAAGTGTCCTTATTTGGCATCTTTCATGTTGGGTAGGGT includes these proteins:
- the zdhhc4 gene encoding probable palmitoyltransferase ZDHHC4, producing the protein MDFLSLFAAYVLLMLTCIVLLCKYSGRQQSPFLIFFNFIVKLVAPITPKWLQTFSQRTLHRLFHQRSNMFIYLHILLECAVYTEFTYEVLGFCREMDTTLTSLSVPYILLAVKTFFFYLCIRRDPGTVTEKKVAGQQHVYPYDRRLFHPGVSCPTCQLIKPARSKHCRVCDRCVQRFDHHCVWVNNCIGAQNTRYFLLYLFSVCAMAGDIALLTADMLLHAVLRSGLLRASYIDEFGEQQTAGPLFVVQHLFLTFPRIVFMLGFLVFVFFLLAGYALFHSYLALVNQTSNEWYKSRGSVCQHCHPTSTSDHLCQPAPDHSKRYFYSRGLLGNLVEIFYPPQPVQKKHN